A DNA window from Desulfofalx alkaliphila DSM 12257 contains the following coding sequences:
- a CDS encoding ComEA family DNA-binding protein — translation MLRLLQVGRREQLVILVLLAALLFGGGYQYAQHKASLENQPVLVPVEEQNEREPSQLVVHVSGAVITPGVYYLEEGARVIDAVQLAQPAPEADLDGLNLAAPLTDGQPVPVPFKLDAGPLAEDMAANTVQGHQSSAAGTKVNINTADAAQLETLPGIGPTLAQRIIDYRQANGNFKAIDEIQNVSGIGAKKYESIKDLISVY, via the coding sequence GTGCTTAGATTGCTTCAAGTTGGTCGCCGGGAGCAACTGGTTATTTTAGTACTGCTGGCGGCACTGCTCTTTGGCGGTGGTTACCAATACGCCCAGCATAAAGCATCTTTAGAAAACCAACCGGTGCTGGTGCCGGTGGAAGAACAAAATGAAAGGGAACCCAGTCAACTGGTGGTACATGTCAGTGGAGCGGTAATAACCCCGGGTGTATATTATTTGGAAGAGGGCGCCCGGGTTATTGATGCGGTTCAGTTGGCGCAGCCGGCCCCGGAGGCTGATTTAGACGGCCTTAATTTGGCGGCACCGTTAACTGACGGACAGCCTGTGCCGGTGCCCTTTAAGTTGGATGCCGGTCCCTTGGCAGAGGATATGGCTGCCAATACGGTGCAAGGTCACCAAAGCAGTGCAGCGGGAACAAAGGTAAATATCAATACCGCCGATGCCGCCCAGTTGGAGACCCTGCCCGGCATTGGCCCGACCCTGGCCCAGCGTATCATTGATTATCGCCAAGCCAACGGTAATTTTAAAGCGATTGATGAAATTCAAAATGTATCCGGCATTGGCGCTAAAAAGTACGAAAGTATTAAGGATTTAATATCCGTTTATTAA
- a CDS encoding DNA internalization-related competence protein ComEC/Rec2: MNRPLFKFCTIFILGLWLGTFLSLPLGVLFTVCAVLLICAGLVYWLADHYLPWLLVLLCLSTGLLMVGIYDETHRSSLVHYAGQRVTVTGVITDYPDQRPDKVFYLVDVRELQVQGETARAHGLMRVAVYNPSQIYTYGDLIALTGLIQVVEPPGNPGTFDYRAYLERRGIHVVMSVWDEQQVNKLGTAAYDGLKGLSLSARERLQGVIDDTLAPEHSALVQGMLFGSRGMIPDEINADFQRVSLVHILCVSGLHVGLVLAGFLILYHLLRLPAGWATPLASLVLVFYAVMTGLGPPVIRATVMGLLVLWARQLGRHRDWPTTMVLAAAIILARWPYALWEPGFQLSFAVAWGILYLTPWVEQRLKDWPRPVRLAVAVPLTAELTAVPLMAYYFSIVSLVGVVTNILVAPLVAAVMLLSGLSMLLGLILFPLANILGASTGALLDLMLWVVKTMASLPMAAVYLPSPPWWAVVAAYGLLAYLPKASLKGQSWERHRRLMGIVAVIIALLLLLVPNGTQNKLTVHFIDVGQGDAALIQTPGGKNILIDTGGLPGEFESGSGAGNKVVLPYLQSLGVNGLDLLILSHPHEDHAGGALGLTRRMPVKLVLVAPLESINDYPAGWERPDTGYLQLLARLQQRGMPIREGIAGHSLQVDKDVDIVILSPHQPLPDLNDSSLVVKIDYRERSFLFTGDIGENKQRQLARDVKDLQADVLKVPHHGSRFFNPDFFAAVAPHMAVISAAKNNRFGHPAPELLEHLEGQGVKIYRTDRHGAVIVSTDGSSVWVDTGKSYQD, from the coding sequence ATGAACCGTCCCTTGTTTAAATTTTGTACAATATTTATACTGGGCCTGTGGCTGGGAACTTTTTTGTCACTGCCCCTGGGGGTGTTATTCACTGTCTGCGCAGTGCTGCTCATTTGTGCCGGCTTAGTTTATTGGTTAGCGGACCACTACCTCCCTTGGCTTTTGGTGCTGCTTTGTCTGAGCACAGGGCTGCTTATGGTCGGAATATATGATGAGACACACCGGTCTTCGCTGGTGCACTATGCCGGGCAAAGGGTAACTGTCACCGGCGTGATCACCGACTACCCCGACCAAAGGCCGGACAAGGTATTTTACCTTGTGGATGTCCGGGAGCTACAAGTGCAGGGTGAAACTGCCCGGGCCCATGGATTAATGCGGGTGGCTGTCTATAATCCTTCCCAAATATATACCTATGGTGATTTAATTGCCCTAACCGGTTTAATTCAGGTGGTAGAGCCGCCGGGCAATCCCGGTACCTTTGATTATCGAGCATATTTAGAGCGCCGGGGCATTCATGTGGTAATGTCAGTTTGGGATGAGCAGCAGGTAAATAAGTTGGGCACTGCAGCCTATGACGGCCTTAAAGGCCTGTCCCTATCTGCCCGAGAGAGATTGCAGGGGGTTATTGATGACACCCTGGCGCCGGAACACAGTGCACTGGTACAGGGGATGCTCTTTGGCAGTAGGGGAATGATCCCTGACGAAATTAATGCCGATTTTCAAAGGGTTAGTTTAGTACATATTTTATGTGTTTCCGGTTTACATGTGGGCTTGGTTTTAGCCGGCTTTTTGATATTATACCACCTGCTACGCCTTCCGGCAGGGTGGGCAACACCGCTGGCCTCCCTTGTGCTGGTGTTTTATGCTGTTATGACCGGACTGGGGCCACCGGTGATCCGGGCCACCGTAATGGGCCTGTTGGTGCTGTGGGCAAGGCAGCTTGGGCGCCATCGGGACTGGCCCACAACCATGGTGCTGGCGGCGGCAATTATTTTGGCCAGGTGGCCCTACGCACTGTGGGAACCGGGGTTTCAACTCTCCTTTGCGGTGGCCTGGGGTATCCTTTACCTCACCCCCTGGGTAGAGCAGCGCCTAAAAGATTGGCCCCGCCCGGTAAGGTTGGCAGTGGCGGTGCCCCTGACAGCGGAATTAACGGCAGTGCCTCTGATGGCCTATTATTTTAGCATTGTATCGCTGGTGGGTGTGGTTACCAACATTTTAGTGGCCCCGCTGGTGGCGGCGGTGATGCTTTTAAGCGGCCTTTCTATGCTGCTGGGCTTAATACTGTTTCCCCTGGCAAATATCTTGGGCGCAAGCACAGGGGCGCTCTTGGATTTAATGCTATGGGTGGTGAAAACCATGGCGTCACTGCCCATGGCGGCAGTGTATTTGCCTTCCCCGCCCTGGTGGGCGGTTGTGGCGGCATATGGTCTCTTGGCATACCTGCCCAAGGCATCATTAAAGGGGCAGTCATGGGAACGGCACCGCCGGCTGATGGGTATTGTTGCGGTGATTATTGCCCTACTCCTTTTATTGGTGCCCAACGGTACCCAAAACAAGCTGACCGTACATTTCATTGATGTGGGCCAGGGGGATGCGGCATTGATCCAGACCCCGGGGGGAAAGAATATCTTAATAGATACGGGCGGCTTGCCCGGTGAATTTGAAAGCGGAAGCGGTGCCGGCAACAAGGTGGTGCTGCCCTATCTACAATCGCTGGGGGTTAATGGCTTGGACCTGCTGATCTTGAGTCACCCCCACGAAGACCACGCCGGGGGCGCCCTGGGCTTAACCCGCAGAATGCCGGTGAAACTGGTACTTGTGGCGCCGCTGGAGAGTATTAATGATTACCCCGCCGGCTGGGAAAGGCCCGATACCGGCTACTTACAACTGCTGGCACGGCTGCAGCAGCGAGGGATGCCCATACGGGAGGGTATTGCCGGACATAGTTTACAAGTGGATAAGGATGTTGACATAGTGATACTTTCACCCCATCAGCCGCTGCCCGATTTAAACGACAGCTCGCTGGTGGTGAAAATAGACTACCGTGAAAGAAGTTTTTTGTTTACCGGGGATATCGGCGAAAACAAACAAAGGCAGCTGGCCCGGGATGTAAAAGACCTGCAAGCCGACGTGCTAAAGGTTCCCCACCACGGCAGCCGTTTTTTTAATCCTGATTTTTTTGCAGCCGTGGCCCCCCACATGGCCGTCATCAGTGCAGCAAAAAACAACAGGTTTGGGCACCCGGCCCCTGAACTACTGGAGCATTTGGAGGGGCAGGGGGTTAAAATATACCGCACCGACCGGCATGGAGCAGTAATTGTCAGCACCGACGGTTCATCGGTTTGGGTTGATACAGGAAAATCTTATCAAGACTGA
- a CDS encoding diacylglycerol/lipid kinase family protein: MKKALIIYNPTSGNHKFPQQIDSVVESCHRHGYLPTLYRICPHLDYDRVFDAIGKYQVLLVSGGDGSVSRAVNRLMQSDADLPMGIIPAGTANDFATALGLEKHPGMAVDKLLGGGVAKVDIGRINDRYFINVASAGVLTTISQEVNNAIKSRLGVTGYYLKGLEHLWQAKPMPVKMEGDGFSIDQEVMLFLVLNSSTAGSIRNVSPKAAITDGLLDVIILKKCTPAQLVPLLLQAYEGRGAHLNSPLVEYYQTSRLRVSSEEDIKTDIDGEPGPKMPLDIEVLPGRLKLLIPTVG, translated from the coding sequence TTGAAAAAAGCACTGATAATTTATAATCCAACCAGTGGTAATCATAAATTTCCCCAGCAAATTGACAGTGTTGTGGAGAGCTGCCACCGGCACGGTTACTTACCCACCCTTTATCGCATTTGTCCCCATTTAGATTACGACCGGGTTTTTGATGCCATTGGCAAATATCAAGTTTTGTTGGTATCCGGCGGCGACGGTTCTGTCAGCCGGGCTGTAAACAGACTGATGCAGTCAGATGCAGACCTGCCGATGGGCATTATACCGGCGGGCACAGCCAATGATTTTGCCACCGCCTTGGGGTTGGAAAAACACCCCGGCATGGCGGTGGATAAGTTGCTGGGCGGAGGGGTGGCCAAGGTGGATATTGGCCGGATCAATGACCGGTATTTTATCAATGTGGCCAGTGCAGGGGTCTTGACTACCATTTCCCAAGAGGTGAACAACGCCATAAAGAGCCGCCTGGGGGTGACCGGCTACTATTTAAAAGGTTTAGAACACCTGTGGCAGGCTAAACCAATGCCTGTAAAAATGGAAGGGGATGGCTTTAGCATTGACCAAGAAGTAATGCTGTTTTTGGTGCTAAACTCATCCACCGCCGGCAGCATCCGAAATGTGTCACCCAAGGCAGCCATTACAGACGGTCTGCTGGATGTGATCATATTAAAAAAATGTACACCGGCCCAGCTTGTTCCCCTGCTGCTGCAGGCCTACGAAGGCAGGGGCGCACATTTAAACAGCCCGCTGGTGGAGTATTATCAAACCAGCCGGCTTAGGGTAAGTTCAGAAGAAGATATAAAGACAGATATTGACGGTGAGCCGGGGCCAAAAATGCCCCTGGATATAGAAGTGCTGCCGGGACGGTTAAAGCTGCTTATACCCACGGTGGGCTAA
- the holA gene encoding DNA polymerase III subunit delta, which translates to MLYYERIVNSLKRGVVAPVYLFYGEEVYLREQAVERFKESLLTQTADFNFDVLDGERVEPAEVATAASTPPVMAEHRLVLVKNPPWFSGGKKTGGKQAEGKESREPATLKPLLDYLANPLTTTCLIFNAGITVDRRRKIYKAVEKAGQAVEFTRLRSKELAGWLDSQCRLEGIRLEPAARELLISGTGNGLTGLEKEWQKLITYLGDGKQVRVEDLKQVIHYSVEYKIFDVMNAIGQCRYGLALEGIKELLINKEPPQIILTMVARQFRLMLQVKELSAQGLSAPDIARRINEKPYPVQNALKLHRNFTRRQLIRSLIQLAELDADTKTGRQEFYPGIERLLLNIAR; encoded by the coding sequence GTGCTCTATTACGAAAGAATTGTCAATAGTTTAAAACGCGGGGTGGTGGCACCGGTATACTTATTTTACGGCGAGGAAGTTTATCTGCGGGAACAAGCGGTGGAGCGATTTAAAGAAAGCTTGCTCACCCAGACGGCGGATTTTAATTTTGATGTGCTGGATGGGGAAAGGGTGGAGCCGGCGGAGGTTGCAACTGCTGCCAGTACCCCTCCCGTGATGGCTGAGCACAGGTTGGTACTGGTGAAAAACCCGCCCTGGTTTTCCGGCGGTAAAAAAACCGGCGGCAAGCAGGCGGAAGGAAAAGAATCCAGGGAGCCGGCAACACTAAAGCCATTGCTGGATTATTTAGCCAACCCCTTAACCACCACCTGCCTTATCTTCAACGCCGGTATCACCGTTGACCGGCGCAGGAAAATTTACAAGGCTGTTGAAAAGGCCGGTCAGGCAGTGGAATTTACCCGGCTTAGGTCCAAGGAACTGGCCGGGTGGTTGGACAGCCAATGCCGTTTAGAAGGCATAAGGCTGGAACCTGCCGCCCGGGAGCTGCTTATTAGCGGAACCGGCAACGGGCTGACCGGCTTGGAAAAGGAATGGCAAAAACTGATCACCTATCTGGGGGATGGCAAGCAAGTAAGGGTAGAAGACCTCAAGCAAGTAATTCACTATTCGGTGGAGTATAAAATCTTTGATGTAATGAATGCCATTGGGCAATGCCGTTACGGCTTAGCTCTGGAGGGAATTAAAGAACTGCTGATAAACAAAGAGCCGCCGCAAATTATACTGACAATGGTGGCCAGGCAGTTTCGCTTAATGCTTCAAGTAAAAGAATTATCGGCCCAGGGTTTGTCTGCCCCGGATATAGCCAGGCGAATTAACGAAAAACCCTACCCGGTACAAAATGCATTAAAATTACATCGGAACTTTACCCGGCGTCAGCTGATAAGGTCGTTGATTCAGCTGGCCGAACTGGATGCAGACACAAAAACGGGGCGGCAAGAGTTTTACCCGGGTATCGAACGGCTCTTGCTAAATATTGCCCGGTAA
- a CDS encoding TolB family protein has product MKKVLVVLMLLMLAVGCQSSDDLDDPTKAEKIPGDFNVDITGISDPPRWFTPVSWLSDNKIFGQAGYNSIIWHTDTKEQKLLKEPTWSSTISPDGKYLAYTNEQGLAVINLESGEEIWPQSLEGEKEQLLNPVPKLWSPDGSKLMYSYDFEWTSDLYIYDIAAGTVKEYRLKKEDSSLVSPVRWLSDEEILFVVGSVTSKTGEQEYTEAGYRNNLKVADLDGNSKAYTDTEDFTYVWPVGVSADNEKVAYILYHVHNGMKELHLLSLKDGNDETLLKDGDLMFATLTADGQYLVYVSQEQPEGTGQLYAMQSHSKKVKPVLDIKYHFDVVEMLSNNRGDQVYVTIKEAGRDYNHKLLTITH; this is encoded by the coding sequence TTGAAAAAAGTTCTAGTGGTTTTAATGTTGCTTATGCTGGCGGTGGGGTGTCAAAGCAGCGATGATCTTGATGATCCAACTAAAGCGGAAAAAATCCCCGGTGACTTTAATGTTGACATCACAGGGATTAGCGATCCACCCCGGTGGTTTACACCGGTTAGTTGGTTGAGCGATAACAAAATATTTGGGCAAGCAGGCTATAATTCGATAATTTGGCATACAGATACAAAGGAGCAAAAACTACTGAAGGAACCTACCTGGTCAAGCACCATATCACCGGACGGAAAATACTTGGCCTATACAAACGAGCAGGGTCTGGCAGTTATTAACTTGGAAAGCGGTGAAGAAATATGGCCGCAATCACTGGAGGGGGAAAAAGAACAATTATTAAACCCGGTGCCTAAACTGTGGTCGCCGGATGGCAGCAAGTTAATGTACTCATATGATTTTGAATGGACCAGTGACTTGTATATTTATGATATCGCCGCCGGTACCGTAAAAGAATACAGACTAAAAAAAGAAGACAGTTCTCTTGTTTCGCCGGTGCGTTGGTTAAGTGATGAGGAAATATTGTTCGTTGTTGGTTCAGTAACCTCAAAAACAGGGGAACAAGAGTATACCGAGGCCGGCTATCGCAACAATTTAAAAGTTGCCGATCTTGACGGGAACAGCAAGGCTTACACAGACACCGAAGACTTTACTTATGTATGGCCGGTGGGGGTTTCTGCCGACAATGAAAAGGTGGCATACATTCTCTATCACGTCCACAACGGCATGAAAGAGCTGCATCTTCTAAGTTTAAAAGACGGAAATGACGAGACACTGTTAAAAGATGGGGACTTAATGTTTGCTACCCTAACTGCCGATGGGCAATACCTTGTCTATGTAAGCCAGGAACAACCCGAAGGCACCGGTCAGCTATATGCTATGCAGTCGCACAGTAAAAAAGTTAAACCGGTATTGGATATAAAATATCATTTTGATGTAGTTGAAATGTTAAGTAACAACAGAGGCGATCAGGTGTATGTGACCATTAAAGAAGCGGGAAGGGATTATAACCATAAACTGTTGACCATTACTCATTAA
- the rpsT gene encoding 30S ribosomal protein S20, protein MPNIKSAEKRVRVTRKRTMRNTRIKSALRTIIRRFDESLTKANTEEAKLALQKALRALDKAVTKGVIHKNTAARKKSRLTKRFNRSAS, encoded by the coding sequence TTGCCTAACATTAAATCTGCAGAAAAACGGGTGCGTGTAACCCGCAAGCGCACAATGCGCAACACTCGCATTAAATCTGCATTGCGTACAATTATTCGCCGGTTTGACGAGTCTCTAACCAAAGCCAATACCGAAGAAGCAAAATTGGCTCTGCAAAAAGCTTTAAGGGCTCTGGATAAAGCGGTAACCAAAGGCGTTATACATAAAAACACTGCGGCACGCAAAAAGTCGCGCTTAACCAAGCGTTTTAATCGTAGCGCCAGCTAA
- a CDS encoding phage holin family protein, whose product MIGLIVRFVVSALVLLAVSWLAPGFVVSGGFTGALIAAVVIAVLGYIAESLLGDKIDPQRRGVVGFVTAAVVIYLAQFIIPNLLSVSLVGALIAAFIIGLIDAVVPTVIR is encoded by the coding sequence TTGATTGGCTTAATTGTCAGGTTTGTGGTATCGGCTTTGGTCTTGTTGGCAGTAAGCTGGCTTGCTCCCGGTTTTGTGGTGTCAGGTGGCTTTACCGGTGCATTGATAGCTGCTGTAGTTATTGCGGTATTGGGTTACATAGCGGAAAGTTTACTGGGTGATAAAATAGATCCCCAGCGTCGAGGAGTGGTGGGCTTTGTAACCGCAGCGGTAGTGATTTACCTGGCCCAATTTATTATACCCAACCTACTCAGCGTAAGCCTGGTAGGTGCATTAATTGCTGCATTCATTATCGGACTTATAGATGCTGTTGTTCCCACGGTAATACGTTAG
- the spoIIP gene encoding stage II sporulation protein P yields MNYSRAVRHYRIQLILKRVRTYLYWLLVLALLLLLLINPHRSTVAGLLANLAGKCTGAVVAIFADNPQNLMAAVMPAMAWADESAVRSGPEMIMLALGTITRVDMHNPQNLIQSQIPFFTDTNTQQPEEGLRLIVPPDDERDKNARDHLEGPALVAIYNTHTGETYALTDGVERLNGKRGAVVQVAEVLEEQLNKHGIGVVRSDTVHDAEYNRSYIESEKTVQKFLEEHENLQLLLDIHRDAARPRSDSYIEIKGEKVARIMFVVGSDARMPFPNWQQNLAAARQVESKMEEMYPGLSLGIRVKEGRYNQHYHPGAMLIEVGTVENTTEEALRAAKLLGDILARVLKEDNFQNMHTESFKSTSY; encoded by the coding sequence ATGAATTACAGCCGCGCGGTGAGGCATTACCGCATTCAATTAATACTGAAAAGGGTACGCACCTATTTATATTGGTTGTTGGTGTTAGCATTGCTGCTGTTATTATTGATTAACCCACACCGCTCAACCGTGGCCGGTTTACTGGCTAATTTGGCAGGGAAGTGCACCGGGGCGGTGGTTGCTATATTTGCAGACAACCCTCAAAATTTAATGGCCGCTGTGATGCCTGCCATGGCTTGGGCCGATGAATCTGCCGTCCGGTCCGGTCCGGAGATGATAATGTTGGCCTTAGGCACCATTACCCGGGTGGACATGCACAATCCGCAAAATTTAATCCAGTCTCAAATACCTTTTTTTACGGATACCAATACCCAACAGCCGGAAGAGGGGCTGCGACTGATAGTGCCCCCGGATGATGAAAGGGACAAAAATGCAAGGGATCACTTAGAAGGTCCGGCATTGGTGGCAATATACAACACCCATACCGGGGAAACCTATGCCTTAACAGATGGGGTGGAAAGGCTGAACGGCAAACGGGGTGCCGTCGTTCAGGTGGCTGAAGTTTTAGAAGAGCAGCTTAATAAACATGGCATTGGGGTGGTGCGATCTGACACTGTTCATGATGCCGAATATAATCGGTCCTACATAGAATCAGAAAAAACGGTGCAAAAATTTTTAGAAGAACATGAAAATCTTCAACTGCTCTTGGATATCCACCGGGATGCCGCCCGTCCCCGCTCTGACAGTTATATAGAAATAAAGGGGGAAAAGGTGGCCAGAATAATGTTTGTGGTGGGCTCCGATGCCCGCATGCCCTTTCCCAATTGGCAGCAAAACCTGGCCGCCGCCCGTCAGGTGGAAAGCAAAATGGAAGAAATGTATCCCGGTCTTTCCTTGGGAATTAGGGTTAAGGAAGGCCGTTATAATCAGCATTACCACCCCGGGGCCATGCTTATAGAGGTGGGGACGGTGGAAAACACCACCGAGGAAGCCCTGCGGGCGGCAAAACTGCTGGGCGATATCCTGGCCCGGGTGTTGAAGGAAGATAACTTCCAAAATATGCATACTGAAAGCTTCAAAAGCACA